The following are encoded in a window of Magnolia sinica isolate HGM2019 chromosome 11, MsV1, whole genome shotgun sequence genomic DNA:
- the LOC131218073 gene encoding uncharacterized protein LOC131218073, with protein MKIKASQYTILHCTLYKKGFYLPYLRCVQVEEAEYVLREIHEGICGNHSRGRALAHKVVRQGYYWPTIQHDTQKLIQRCDKCQRFGIPQTIVSDNGKQFDNNQYQEMCKNLEIRNVYLLPRHLQVNGQVEVVNKIIKHHLYTKLENAKGAWAEELPKVL; from the coding sequence ATGAAGATCAAAGCTTCTCAATATACCATACTCCATTGTACACTCTACAAGAAAGGATTCTACCTTCCATACCTAAGGTGCGTCCAAGTAGAAGAAGCAGAATACGTCCTAAGGGAAATCCACGAAGGAATCTGTGGGAACCACTCTAGAGGACGAGCGTTAGCACATAAGGTCGTTCGACAAGGTTATTACTGGCCAACCATCCAGCACGATACACAAAAGCTCATCCAGAGATGCGATAAGTGTCAGAGGTTTGGGATTCCTCAGACTATCGTCTCCGATAACGGGAAACAATTCGATAACAATCAGTATCaggagatgtgcaagaacctcgaaattcgcaacgtctACTTGTTGCCACGACATCTGCAGGTGAATGGGCAAGTTGAGGTAgttaacaagatcatcaagcatcATCTCTATACCAAGCTTGAGAACGctaaaggagcatgggctgaagaactcccAAAAGTCCTCTAG
- the LOC131218322 gene encoding uncharacterized protein LOC131218322, with protein sequence MTPFTFSIKLAAVASRKEHINLEQWLNENLSTYKDTFFEDCLKFLKEIPSAATNDASANPFQHSSSVMNLYLETSSALLKVLQAHSGQLISHQLSEELRRLQASSVHANPRLQNDGGHVSKGVKPKGRGASKKAPARKQKMPTAIDSEEEEDKELELKEQLTAYNIDSPSDQTGI encoded by the exons atgactccatttacaTTCAGCATCAAACTGGCTGCAGTTGCTTCTCGTAAGGAACACATAAATCTGGAGCAATGGCTGAACGAAAATCTGAGCACATATAAGGATACTTTTTTTGAG gattgcctcaagttcttaaaagaaatacCTTCTGCAGCAACAAATGATGCATCTGCCAATCCTTTCCAACATTCCAGCTCTGTCATGAATCTTTATCTAGAGACAAGTTCTGCTCTTTTGAag GTCCTTCAAGCCCATTCTGGCCAGCTCATCTCCCACCAACTTTCTGAGGAATTGAGAAGGTTGCAGGCATCATCTGTGCATGCTAATCCAAGATTGCAAAATGATGGAG GACATGTTTCCAAGGGTGTAAAACCCAAAGGCAGGGGAGCTTCGAAGAAGGCTCCTGCTAGAAAG CAGAAAATGCCAACTGCCATtgatagtgaagaggaagaggATAAGGAGCTTGAGCTGAAAGAACAACTGACAGCGTATAACATTGATTCTCCTTCAGATCAAACAGGTATATGA